A window of the Gossypium hirsutum isolate 1008001.06 chromosome A03, Gossypium_hirsutum_v2.1, whole genome shotgun sequence genome harbors these coding sequences:
- the LOC107927999 gene encoding SH3 domain-containing protein 2 isoform X1 translates to MEAIRKQATRLREQVARQQQASISAVFKQFGAGGYGGSDNVITDEVELQQHQKLEKLYVSTRAGKHFQRDIVRGVEGYIVTGSKQVEIGTKLSDDSRKYGAENTCTSGNTLSKAALGYGRARAQMEKERGNLLKALGTQVAEPLRAMVMGAPLEDARHLAQRYDRMRQEAEAQAIEVSKRQARVRETSGNPEIVMKLESAETKLQDLKSNMAILGKEAVAAMTAVEAQQQRLTLQRLISMIEAERTYHQRVLQILDQLDAEMRSERQRIEAPPPPSMETMPPPPTYEEVNGVYASQTNNGSTDSMGYFLGEVMHTYNGESDVELSLSVGDFVVVRKVTNNGWAEGECKGKAGWFPFGYIERRERVLASKVAEVF, encoded by the exons ATGGAAGCAATCAGAAAACAAGCCACTCGGCTTCGAGAACAAGTCGCTCGCCAACAACAGGCCTCTATCTCG GCTGTCTTTAAACAGTTCGGTGCTGGGGGATATGGAGGTTCAGATAACGTAATTACTGATGAGGTAGAACTCCAGCAACATCAGAAACTCGAGAAGCTTTATGTCTCAACCCGTGCTGGCAAG CATTTTCAAAGGGATATTGTTCGTGGCGTTGAAGGATATATCGTCACTGGGTCCAAACAAGTTGAAATAG GAACAAAGTTGTCTGATGATAGCAGGAAATATGGTGCTGAAAATACTTGTACCAGTGGCAATACATTATCGAAAGCTGCTTTAGGGTATGGACGTGCTCGTGCTCAAATGGAGAAGGAACGCGGGAATCTGTTGAAGGCTCTTGGCACACAG GTTGCCGAGCCACTAAGAGCAATGGTAATGGGAGCTCCTTTGGAGGATGCACGGCATCTTGCTCAACGTTATGACAGAATGCGACAAGAAGCTGAAGCACAG GCAATTGAAGTTTCGAAACGCCAAGCTAGAGTAAGGGAAACATCGGGAAATCCTGAGATTGTCATGAAATTGGAATCTGCAGAGACAAAACTGCAAGACCTAAAGTCAAACATGGCAATATTGGGAAAAGAAGCTGTAGCAGCAATGACCGCAGTTGAAGCTCAACAACAGAGGTTGACACTTCAGAGACTTATTAGTATG ATTGAAGCTGAACGTACATATCATCAACGAGTCCTTCAGATACTTGATCAGCTTGATGCCGAG ATGAGATCCGAACGACAACGAATCGAAGCACCTCCTCCCCCAAGTATGGAAACCATGCCTCCACCTCCAACATACGAGGAAGTTAACGGAGTTTATGCGTCCCAAACAAATAACGGTTCAACAGATAGCATGGGCTACTTTTTAGGCGAG GTAATGCATACGTATAATGGTGAATCCGACGTGGAGCTTTCTTTGTCAGTTGGTGACTTCGTAGTTGTTCGAAAG GTGACGAACAACGGGTGGGCCGAGGGAGAATGCAAGGGGAAAGCAGGTTGGTTCCCTTTCGGATACATCGAAAGAAGGGAACGTGTTCTTGCAAGCAAAGTGGCAGAAGTTTTCTAA
- the LOC107927999 gene encoding SH3 domain-containing protein 2 isoform X2: MEAIRKQATRLREQVARQQQAVFKQFGAGGYGGSDNVITDEVELQQHQKLEKLYVSTRAGKHFQRDIVRGVEGYIVTGSKQVEIGTKLSDDSRKYGAENTCTSGNTLSKAALGYGRARAQMEKERGNLLKALGTQVAEPLRAMVMGAPLEDARHLAQRYDRMRQEAEAQAIEVSKRQARVRETSGNPEIVMKLESAETKLQDLKSNMAILGKEAVAAMTAVEAQQQRLTLQRLISMIEAERTYHQRVLQILDQLDAEMRSERQRIEAPPPPSMETMPPPPTYEEVNGVYASQTNNGSTDSMGYFLGEVMHTYNGESDVELSLSVGDFVVVRKVTNNGWAEGECKGKAGWFPFGYIERRERVLASKVAEVF; this comes from the exons ATGGAAGCAATCAGAAAACAAGCCACTCGGCTTCGAGAACAAGTCGCTCGCCAACAACAG GCTGTCTTTAAACAGTTCGGTGCTGGGGGATATGGAGGTTCAGATAACGTAATTACTGATGAGGTAGAACTCCAGCAACATCAGAAACTCGAGAAGCTTTATGTCTCAACCCGTGCTGGCAAG CATTTTCAAAGGGATATTGTTCGTGGCGTTGAAGGATATATCGTCACTGGGTCCAAACAAGTTGAAATAG GAACAAAGTTGTCTGATGATAGCAGGAAATATGGTGCTGAAAATACTTGTACCAGTGGCAATACATTATCGAAAGCTGCTTTAGGGTATGGACGTGCTCGTGCTCAAATGGAGAAGGAACGCGGGAATCTGTTGAAGGCTCTTGGCACACAG GTTGCCGAGCCACTAAGAGCAATGGTAATGGGAGCTCCTTTGGAGGATGCACGGCATCTTGCTCAACGTTATGACAGAATGCGACAAGAAGCTGAAGCACAG GCAATTGAAGTTTCGAAACGCCAAGCTAGAGTAAGGGAAACATCGGGAAATCCTGAGATTGTCATGAAATTGGAATCTGCAGAGACAAAACTGCAAGACCTAAAGTCAAACATGGCAATATTGGGAAAAGAAGCTGTAGCAGCAATGACCGCAGTTGAAGCTCAACAACAGAGGTTGACACTTCAGAGACTTATTAGTATG ATTGAAGCTGAACGTACATATCATCAACGAGTCCTTCAGATACTTGATCAGCTTGATGCCGAG ATGAGATCCGAACGACAACGAATCGAAGCACCTCCTCCCCCAAGTATGGAAACCATGCCTCCACCTCCAACATACGAGGAAGTTAACGGAGTTTATGCGTCCCAAACAAATAACGGTTCAACAGATAGCATGGGCTACTTTTTAGGCGAG GTAATGCATACGTATAATGGTGAATCCGACGTGGAGCTTTCTTTGTCAGTTGGTGACTTCGTAGTTGTTCGAAAG GTGACGAACAACGGGTGGGCCGAGGGAGAATGCAAGGGGAAAGCAGGTTGGTTCCCTTTCGGATACATCGAAAGAAGGGAACGTGTTCTTGCAAGCAAAGTGGCAGAAGTTTTCTAA
- the LOC107927963 gene encoding GATA transcription factor 5 isoform X1, whose amino-acid sequence MELCMEAKALKSSVRGEFTKNSHNQNQHVAFDDFFSLNGGVSSEEFSVDCFFYFTNGEFEEENEEKNSALIFSQEERVTDDDSNSNSSSSYSGLTNELSVPDDEIAGLEWVSQFVDDSFPVLPFSCPVFEQQTENQTQARFEPESAPVFVKTPCFSSPIPSKSRSKRTKPTGKTWPVGSIPRFESSTSSTTTASSSSTSSGFSISSTPTQKPNLGDTTEPPTKKQRRKSVVQSNGNAFQRRCSHCQVQKTPQWRTGPLGAKTLCNACGVRYKSGRLYPEYRPACSPTFSGDMHSNSHRKVLEMRKKKELAGKEPDELTPVVPSF is encoded by the exons atggaGCTTTGCATGGAAGCCAAAGCGTTGAAATCAAGTGTAAGAGGAGAATTCACGAAGAACAGCCATAACCAGAACCAGCATGTTgcttttgatgatttttttagcTTAAACGGTGGCGTTTCGAGTGAAGAATTCTCAgttgattgttttttttattttactaatggagaatttgaagaagaaaatgaagagaaaaattcTGCGCTTATTTTCTCTCAAGAAGAAAGAGTAACAGATGATGATAGTAACTCGAATTCAAGCAGTTCTTATTCCGGTCTTACGAATGAACTATCCGTACCG GATGATGAGATTGCAGGGCTTGAATGGGTATCACAATTTGTGGACGATTCCTTTCCCGTGCTACCATTTTCATGTCCTGTTTTCGAGCAACAAACCGAGAACCAAACACAAGCCCGGTTTGAACCAGAATCAGCACCAGTTTTTGTGAAAACTCCATGCTTTTCATCACCAATTCCATCAAAATCGAGAAGCAAAAGGACTAAACCAACCGGCAAAACATGGCCGGTCGGGTCAATCCCTCGTTTTGAGTCGTCAACTTCTTCGACAACAACGGCTTCGTCATCAAGCACTTCTTCGGGATTTTCAATTTCTTCGACACCAACTCAAAAACCCAATTTGGGTGACACCACTGAACCGCCGACAAAGAAACAACGGAGAAAATCGGTCGTTCAATCCAACGGGAACGCTTTCCAACGAAGATGTAGTCATTGCCAAGTTCAAAAGACTCCGCAATGGAGAACCGGTCCACTCGGTGCCAAAACCTTATGTAATGCTTGCGGGGTTCGTTACAAGTCCGGTCGGCTCTATCCCGAGTACAGACCTGCTTGTAGCCCCACTTTTTCCGGTGACATGCACTCCAATAGTCATAGGAAAGTTTTGGAAATGAGGAAAAAGAAAGAGTTAGCAGGGAAAGAACCGGATGAGTTGACCCCGGTTGTTCCAAGCTTTTGA
- the LOC107927963 gene encoding GATA transcription factor 5 isoform X2, giving the protein MELCMEAKALKSSVRGEFTKNSHNQNQHVAFDDFFSLNGGVSSEEFSVDCFFYFTNGEFEEENEEKNSALIFSQEERVTDDDSNSNSSSSYSGLTNELSDDEIAGLEWVSQFVDDSFPVLPFSCPVFEQQTENQTQARFEPESAPVFVKTPCFSSPIPSKSRSKRTKPTGKTWPVGSIPRFESSTSSTTTASSSSTSSGFSISSTPTQKPNLGDTTEPPTKKQRRKSVVQSNGNAFQRRCSHCQVQKTPQWRTGPLGAKTLCNACGVRYKSGRLYPEYRPACSPTFSGDMHSNSHRKVLEMRKKKELAGKEPDELTPVVPSF; this is encoded by the exons atggaGCTTTGCATGGAAGCCAAAGCGTTGAAATCAAGTGTAAGAGGAGAATTCACGAAGAACAGCCATAACCAGAACCAGCATGTTgcttttgatgatttttttagcTTAAACGGTGGCGTTTCGAGTGAAGAATTCTCAgttgattgttttttttattttactaatggagaatttgaagaagaaaatgaagagaaaaattcTGCGCTTATTTTCTCTCAAGAAGAAAGAGTAACAGATGATGATAGTAACTCGAATTCAAGCAGTTCTTATTCCGGTCTTACGAATGAACTATCC GATGATGAGATTGCAGGGCTTGAATGGGTATCACAATTTGTGGACGATTCCTTTCCCGTGCTACCATTTTCATGTCCTGTTTTCGAGCAACAAACCGAGAACCAAACACAAGCCCGGTTTGAACCAGAATCAGCACCAGTTTTTGTGAAAACTCCATGCTTTTCATCACCAATTCCATCAAAATCGAGAAGCAAAAGGACTAAACCAACCGGCAAAACATGGCCGGTCGGGTCAATCCCTCGTTTTGAGTCGTCAACTTCTTCGACAACAACGGCTTCGTCATCAAGCACTTCTTCGGGATTTTCAATTTCTTCGACACCAACTCAAAAACCCAATTTGGGTGACACCACTGAACCGCCGACAAAGAAACAACGGAGAAAATCGGTCGTTCAATCCAACGGGAACGCTTTCCAACGAAGATGTAGTCATTGCCAAGTTCAAAAGACTCCGCAATGGAGAACCGGTCCACTCGGTGCCAAAACCTTATGTAATGCTTGCGGGGTTCGTTACAAGTCCGGTCGGCTCTATCCCGAGTACAGACCTGCTTGTAGCCCCACTTTTTCCGGTGACATGCACTCCAATAGTCATAGGAAAGTTTTGGAAATGAGGAAAAAGAAAGAGTTAGCAGGGAAAGAACCGGATGAGTTGACCCCGGTTGTTCCAAGCTTTTGA
- the LOC107927964 gene encoding protein FMP32, mitochondrial, whose amino-acid sequence MSAYKRVVQLGFDAYSSSLVNKIGSRQISQLVKSNGKRAFLVDTLALVRSLEAQGVPSKQAEAITAAITEVLNDSLENVSHSFVSKAEMQKIEMLQEANLSKFKSEVKSSQDYHFSMLQRETEKLRGDIEKMRSELRYEIDKVTAGQRLDLNLERGRIRDELANQNAETTNLTNKLDREIHALRAQLEAAKYDVIKYCIGTLVSISAVGLAVLRILM is encoded by the exons atgagcgCGTATAAACGCGTGGTTCAATTAGGGTTTGATGCGTATTCAAGTTCCCTCGTTAACAAAATTGGATCCCGGCAGATTTCTCAACTTGTTAAATCCAACGGAAAGCGTGCATTTCTCGTCGATACATTGGCTCTg GTTCGAAGTTTGGAAGCGCAAGGCGTGCCATCAAAACAAGCAGAGGCAATAACAGCAGCAATCACCGAAGTGTTAAACGACAGCTTGGAGAATGTTTCTCATTCTTTTGTTTCTAAAGCAGAAATGCAGAAG ATTGAGATGCTCCAAGAAGCCAATTTGTCAAAGTTTAAATCTGAAGTAAAAAGTTCTCAG GATTATCATTTTTCTATGTTGCAACGTGAAACTGAAAAACTTCGAGGTGACATAGAAAAAATGCGAAGTGAACTAAG GTATGAAATTGACAAGGTCACTGCCGGGCAGCGCCTGGATTTAAATCTTGAAAGAGG GCGCATACGTGATGAACTAGCCAATCAAAATGCAGAAACTACGAACCTGACAAACAAGCTAGATAGA GAAATTCATGCCTTGAGAGCACAGTTGGAAGCAGCAAAATATGATGTGATTAAGTACTGCATAGGTACCCTTGTCTCCATATCTGCTGTCGGCCTAGCTGTACTTCGCATCTTGATGTAG